The Penaeus chinensis breed Huanghai No. 1 chromosome 16, ASM1920278v2, whole genome shotgun sequence genome window below encodes:
- the LOC125033695 gene encoding uncharacterized protein LOC125033695 yields the protein MSRNEESSPLLKRTRPAKEGPARQTFLQFLSNVTVEPALLLFSCGHVIDSIYIPQIQIDKICSLMLNFSAEICENLDSGSFDEEEDAVQKIASRFNVYQHWVEYLPALVSMLLLGAWGDTRDRKLPLIVSFVGCLLSSLILLASVYWWFLPASLTYLAFIPLGVMGSNLGVYMNISAYLSGISGTRSRTLRLSVVETLKYGTYPLGIYIALAVFERGGYVAVYAFQASLFAVAVVYLIVRLEKQRPTAVQRDPSRQQRVSEDLSPTRLKRSLALVWREREDGGRAQILGYAAIICIFTFDVGVKNIFYLYTQKRFSWEEESFSVWVSVDYIFHALGTLVVLPVLSYYLRVQDSLIVFVGGISAMFYLLLIGTAPQPWVLYLASATSLFMLMVTSAAKGKISKLVERRRVRNRLRHGVRSQRPHAAARHAGVQPRVQRHRGRVPRHCVRPPGGALCRYLLLSRLVVHTI from the exons ATGTCAAGAAACGAAGAAAGTTCTCCTCTGCTGAAGAGGACACGGCCGGCCAAGGAAGGGCCCGCCAGACAAACGTTTTTACAATTCCTTTCGAACGTGACGGTTGAACCGgctctcctgctcttctcctgTGGTCATGTCATCGACTCCATCTACATTCCCCAGATTCAGATCGACAAAATTTGTTCCCTGATGCTCAACTTCAGCGCTGAAATCTGCGAGAATCTCGATAGTGGCAGTTTCGACGAGGAGGAAGATGCGGTGCAAAAAATCGCCTCGAGGTTCAATGTCTACCAACACTGGGTCGAGTATCTACCAGCGCTTGTCTCGATGCTTCTTCTAGGCGCCTGGGGAGATACGCGCGATCGAAAGCTTCCTCTAATTGTTTCCTTCGTTGGGTGTCTTCTATCGTCTCTGATCCTCCTGGCCAGCGTCTACTGGTGGTTCCTGCCAGCCTCCCTCACGTACCTCGCCTTTATCCCCTTGGGCGTCATGGGGAGTAATCTCGGAGTCTACATGAACATCAGCGCGTATCTCAGTGGCATCTCCGGCACGAGGTCTCGGACCCTCCGCCTCTCTGTCGTCGAGACTCTCAAGTACGGGACTTACCCGCTTGGCATCTACATAGCCTTGGCCGTCTTCGAGCGCGGAGGCTACGTGGCCGTATACGCGTTCCAGGCGAGTCTCTTCGCAGTTGCAGTCGTGTACCTCATTGTAAGGCTCGAGAAGCAGCGGCCGACGGCGGTTCAGCGGGACCCGTCGAGGCAGCAGCGAGTGAGCGAAGATCTGTCGCCTACGAGGTTAAAACGCTCGCTGGCGCTGGTGTGGCGGGAGCGCGAGGACGGCGGCCGCGCGCAGATCCTCGGATACGCAGCCATCATCTGCATCTTTACCTTTGATGTCG GCGTGAAGAACATCTTTTACTTGTACACGCAGAAGAGGTTTTCGTGGGAAGAGGAGAGTTTCAGTGTTTGGGTTTCCGTCGACTACATATTCCACGCCCTCG GCACGTTAGTAGTTCTGCCAGTTCTCAGTTATTACCTTAGAGTGCAGGACAGCCTTATCGTATTCGTGGGAGGAATTTCTGCCATGTTCTACCTCCTGCTCATCGGAACGGCGCCCCAGCCCTGGGTCCTCTATCTTG CTTCCGCAACTTCTCTGTTCATGCTGATGGTGACGTCTGCAGCCAAAGGAAAAATCTCCAAGTTGGTGGAACGGCGACGAGTTAGGAACCGTCTTCGGCATGGTGTCCGTAGTCAACGCCCTCATGCCGCTGCTCGCCACGCCGGTGTACAGCCTCGTGTACAACGCCACCGTGGGCGTGTTCCCCGGCACTGTGTTCGTCCTCCTGGCGGCGCTTTGTGCCGTTATCTGCTGCTTAGCCGT CTGGTTGTACACACGATTTGA
- the LOC125033660 gene encoding FMRFamide-activated amiloride-sensitive sodium channel-like, whose translation MQGTMCSLCSGASKVCQPVRWVNDWLLGLLDLETLSIILRKQRGDFTDIAELYAPSRHDQEAFAVPAADFVYSCSFDNTLCDYRDYSTWTSNSYGTCYTFNSGLESADSPSITPRNTSVSGPKNGLRAVFNVQAGLALLSPEDGLRVIVHSPYLTPVPEEEGFNVGPGSSSVAVGKTVFTRLGPPHGRCQPDPSNTLQYSTMMCKQLCLEREYRRRCRCYALFVQEHNNTKNDLEEVDIRCSLFNTTQKVCMKKIAADDLDGVLECDCPLPCRETQYRSQVTSTRANMLHYELLHKLRKNVASFCSDKMDTVVLHVYLDSISYELIDESPTYTWDTLLCNLGGSLGLFVGVSMLSILEVLELLVDLCILTFSKKKRGREDTREWNQDEGELVKVQTQGEKNVNFAWMLDGKVRECSVKCASQSEVEELREELQHLKMAFATHTGARAISEAKAARQHHPQENRDLHEAFHSLFMNKEQ comes from the exons ATGCAAGGCACAATGTGTTCCCTGTGCAGCGGGGCCTCCAAAGTCTGCCAGCCAGTGAGAT GGGTAAACGACTGGCTTTTGGGCCTACTGGACCTGGAGACGCTGAGCATAATACTTCGCAAGCAGCGCGGGGATTTCACCGACATCGCCGAGCTGTATGCGCCCTCGCGACATGACCAGGAGGCCTTCGCCGTGCCCGCCGCCGACTTCGTGTACTCTTGCAGCTTCGATAACACCCTCTGTGATTACAG GGACTACTCAACGTGGACCAGCAACAGCTACGGCACATGCTATACCTTCAACTCCGGCCTCGAGAGCGCGGACTCTCCAAGCATCACCCCGAGGAACACTTCCGTTTCCGGTCCCAAG AACGGCCTGCGCGCGGTATTCAACGTACAGGCCGGTCTCGCCCTACTGTCGCCCGAAGATGGGCTGCGGGTGATCGTCCACAGCCCTTACCTCACGCCCGTGCCCGAGGAAGAGGGCTTCAACGTCGGCCCTGGGTCCTCGTCGGTGGCCGTTGGGAAG ACTGTGTTCACACGCCTTGGCCCCCCTCACGGCAGATGTCAGCCTGATCCTTCCAACACTCTTCAGTACTCCACCATG ATGTGCAAACAGCTTTGCCTGGAGCGAGAATACCGGAGGCGATGCAGGTGCTACGCGCTCTTCGTCCAGGAACACAACAACACGAAAAACGACCTGGAGGAAGTTGACATCCGCTGCTCCCTCTTCAATACCACTCAGA AGGTGTGCATGAAGAAGATAGCGGCAGACGATCTCGATGGCGTCTTGGAGTGTGACTGCCCATTACCttgccg AGAAACACAGTATAGGTCACAGGTCACCTCAACGCGGGCGAACATGCTGCACTATGAACTACTTCACAAGCTCAGGAAAAATGTTGCTAGCTTTTGCTCCGA CAAAATGGATACGGTTGTTCTACATGTATATCTTGACTCCATTTCCTACGAGTTGATCGACGAGAGTCCGACTTACACT TGGGATACCTTACTGTGTAATCTGGGCGGATCTCTCGGCCTTTTCGTGGGTGTGTCCATGTTGAGTATCCTGGAAGTGTTGGAGCTCCTTGTGGATTTGTGTATCTTGACCTTttcaaaaaagaagagaggacggGAAGATACAAGAGAATGGAACCAAGACGAAGGAGAGTTAGTCAAGGTGCAAACACAAGGGGAGAAGAACGTGAACTTCGCATGGATGCTAG ATGGAAAAGTCAGAGAGTGTTCTGTTAAGTGTGCGTCGCAGTCCGAGGTGGAAGAATTAAGAGAAGAGCTCCAGCACTTGAAGATGGCCTTTGCAA CACACACCGGAGCCAGAGCCATCTCGGAAGCAAAGGCAGCCCGGCAGCACCATCCTCAGGAGAACAGGGATCTACACGAGGCTTTTCACAGTCTGTTCATGAACAAGGAACAATAG